The following proteins are co-located in the Larimichthys crocea isolate SSNF chromosome XXIV, L_crocea_2.0, whole genome shotgun sequence genome:
- the LOC104921330 gene encoding glutathione-specific gamma-glutamylcyclotransferase 1-like, whose translation MKPQDIIKEKSSLWIFGYGSLVWKPNFTYKRSKIGHIVGYKRRFWHGDDFYRGDKEKPGRVVTLVEDQEACTWGVAYEVADSQIEESLQYLNMREVVLGGYITEMVEFIPQEKGQAPLLALVYIATSDNPIYLGPASEKEIAAQISACRGNTGHNIEYLLRLAEFMRLYCPEVEDEHLFSIEAAVLNIFHDCGEINPPD comes from the exons ATGAAACCTCAGGACATTATCAAAGAAAAGAGCAGCCTGTGGATATTTGGATATGGCTCCTTAGTGTGGAAACCAAATTTTACTTACAAGCGAAGTAAAATCGGCCACATTGTGGGATACAAAAGGCGCTTCTGGCATGGAGATGATTTTTATAGAGGGGACAAGGAAAAG CCAGGCAGAGTGGTTACACTAGTGGAGGATCAGGAG GCCTGCACATGGGGAGTGGCCTACGAAGTTGCTGACTCCCAGATTGAAGAGTCCCTTCAATATCTGAACATGAGAGAGGTTGTGTTGGGAGGTTACATAACAGAGATGGTGGAGTTCATCCCTCAGGAGAAGGGTCAGGCTCCACTGTTGGCCCTTGTCTACATCGCTACTTCTGACAACCCCATTTACCTCGGCCCGGCTTCGGAAAAGGAAATTGCCGCCCAGATTTCCGCCTGCAGGGGCAACACGGGCCACAATATTGAATACCTGCTCCGTCTGGCAGAGTTCATGAGGCTCTACTGTCCCGAGGTTGAAGATGAGCACCTCTTCTCTATTGAGGCGGCTGTTCTGAACATTTTCCATGATTGTGGAGAGATCAACCCCCCAGACTAA